TATAAGTTAGGTATGAGCCAACTTGTTTTTTTACCTTCGCTTTATTTTCATATGCCCATCTCCAATGCGTATGATGACCTTGGACCCGGCGAACACCTCTGTCTTCCCATCCGGTGGGCGTCATCATCACGTGCGATAGCGGCGATCAACGCCCATGCGCCAGACGAGCTTTCACCCGGCACAAACTATCCGCCTATTGACTCATGACAGCCTTGATATAGCTAAGGAACCCTCCCCACCTGATGCGTTTCCAGCTGCTTCGCCGCTTTTACTTCTATTTTCAACGCTCTTCAAAAACCCTCTACAAATCCCACCTACTGCCAGCGTTGCTTCTTGATGTACGAATTGCTGCAACGCAAAATGTGATCGTAGCCTTAACTGCTCCTGCTCACCAATACTTATTATGATTTTTCATGACTCAGTTCCGTTCGGGCTGCTACGATCAAAACGCTTTCTCGCCCGCCCAAAACCATCGAATCAAGCTGATTAAATGTAGAGGAATAATTCTACATTTACAAGAAATTTTTTCTAATTTTTGTAAAAAAGTAAAAAACAATGAGCGAAATATGGGATGAACGCGTATCCAATATCCTTAAAATCCAATGCTTTAAGTTATCGACCGAGCTTTTTTCCTGCGCGCTACTATGCGTACCCTGCATCAGGTTTATCACAGACAAAAATCCAAAGCGTCGGTCAAGGCGCCCGTCATCCAGTTTTTTTCAGGCCTCTTGGGACGTCATCCGCTGAATTTCGAGAGGCAAAAATCAGCCCTTGGCCTTGTTTGTTAATTCGTACTATCCAACTTGCATTTGCTCGACCCAAGCCCATAAAAAAACGGACAACACCCTGTAGATCCCTTTGTATCCACACACGCTTTTCTTCCGTGCCCAATCCGATTTTTCGTCCCGTCATAGCCCAATTTAGAGGATTAAATCTAAACGTCACTCATGATAACTAGTAATATCAACAGTGCGTATTTCAACCCATCGTGACCGGTGATTTCAAAATTATCGTGACCGATTTCAGGTAAAATTTTTGAAATCGGAAAGCTAGAAATGATCAGCGATTTGATAAGGCTGCAGGGAAGCGAAGGTAATTTGAACGACCCAGTATCGTGATGCGCTCTTTAGGTATTGCGATGCCAAGTCGACGAATATACTTGGACATAGAGAACATAGGCTGTCTGTGTATCTAGTTAGACATTAGAAAAGCGAAAAATCCTATGTTCAATATAGTTTCCGGGCATTCTTTAGATTTCTCTGGAAGTCAAAAAACTACAATACAAAAGCTAGAGAAGTGGCGAAAAACCATATGAATTCTAGGGATTCATGTTTTTATTTTTCCATTTGGACATAAACTTGGACATATCAGGGGCATGTCACTCCTGTTTTGACATCGTCGCAGAACTCGAACGCTCGACCTACGGATTAAAAGTAATCGGATAATCTATTCTGGAAAATGCCTAACTCTTCTAAAAAGGTCTGTTTATAAGGGATTTCGCTGAGTAATGCATTACTTGGTATTCTATGTAATTCTTAATTTTTGTGTAATTTTCTAGGCACGATTACACAGAAACTACACAAACTTTTTAAAGTGAATGAGAAGTTAAAATCAAAATGACCTGTAATTTGGCAACTCTCATCCTACAGTCACTTATTTCTTCACAGTTATAAGAAAAAGCTATGTGGCTGAAGCCTCGATTGTATTTTCTTGAGAAGGTATTGTTCTGCCTTGTTCCAACATAAAAAGTAAAAGTTCGGTTTCGCTCTTATCAGAGATCTACGCTGGCTTGTCTTAATCGGCGCGAGGGCTAGATCGCAGCTAATATGTGGTTGTCCTTACTTTAGCGACTCGTCTAGGAGGAGCGCTCACTACGCCGCAATTATCTTACTAGTGCTGATTTCGTAGAGATCGGGGAAAGACTTGTCTATATCATTGATGATCGCGCGTGGCGTGCAGGCTGTTTAACAGCCCGCCACTGAATCGGAGCAACGATGAAATCCGGAGTATTAACCTTGTTAGCAAGCGAAAGTGCATTCATGAGAATAGCAGTTATTATGAGTGCGTTTTCCAGAAAAACCCCAAAAAAAGCACTTTTTTCGCTCTTGTCAGGAGCCGACTCAGGCGGGCGGCTTATCGGCGCACGCGCGTGCATGAATCGCTATTGAACGCCTCTGTGCCGTGCTTCAAAAGAGAAATTTCGCTTAGGGGCGCTCAAAAATCGTCCCTCCACGTTGAAAAATCACATTTTGGAAAGTAAGCGCAAGTCTGATAACAAGCAATTATCAGACTTGACCCGCGGAAAAAAAGGGGAGTTTGACTGGGGACAGGCGCGGAAATCAAGCACAAAAAAAGTGAATGTATGCGTCCCACACACTAGGTCGTCCATCCCTACGCCCTGATTTTTTGCAAAAATCATTTGCCCATCGTTACAATTCGGAAAAATTGTGGATGAAGACGATGCGGTCTTTGAGCGTAGTGTACAAAATATGCCCGCATTCCCGTTTTCAGACTTGACCTATTGTTAAAAATCTTAAGAAATTGGAATTCTCTACACTATTTGTCCACTAAACTTAAAGGGAGTGAGAAATACCGGTACAAGGGATACAATGTTTACACCTGTCAATAGCATGTTGTCGAGACCCCATCCTGTTGCCCAGGGACAGCTTCCTGTGCAAACTCCGCAGCAGATGCTTGAGCAAGCCGAACAATATATAGCTGTGGCGGATGAATATACAAAAAGCGGTCAGGTTGACGAAGCAGAAAAGCTTTATCAGGCGGTGCAAAAGCTTTTTGAAGAAGAAGCAGAAAAATTGTCTCTTGACTCTCAGTCGGGAAAAATAATTGAGTCTATTTATTTGAGTTATGGCTTATTGTTAAATGAACAGGGGCGCAGGACCGAAGCAGAGACGCTAGAACAAAAGAGACAGCAACTCTTTGAGCGATATAGACTCAATAACGCTGGTTTTTCTAAAAAGCGACCGGTTGAGGGTGGGTCAAGTAGTCTGCATTCAAATAAAAAAAACCATCCCGTTGCCGTTGAACGACTTGCCGGGGTGGATGCTTTTTTATTAAGCTATCCCAATACAAAGCTCGAAGCCCTCCAGGAGAGTTCGGCTGAAGCCCAAACCTTCTCTTTTAAACCGATATTAACCGATTCAGCCGGTACCGATTATATTGGGGTGGAGACGCTAGTGCAAAGCTGTCATGGCACGATTAATGCGCCAGTCCATGGCAAAAATAACACGGTCAACGTGCATTACTACTCACCGAATAGAGAACTTCTTCCTCAAATCCAAGAAATGCATACTGCTGTTGGAGAATTAAAAACCGCCTATCTAGATCGGTTTAAAGAACAGCAAGCGCTAGAACTACGCTCGAAGAAAGAACCGCTGGCCATCCTAGGCCGCAATATCGAGGCAGAATATTTCACCGCGTGGGAAGAGCCGGGGGAGATTCAGGATGGCCTAGCGATGTATGTGGCCCCGCAGGCTACAACTGTCACAGACAAAAAGACTCTTTTTGATTTAGACGAAGCGGTAACCGCCTTTTTGACTCAAGCCCAGGATTCTAGCCAGAAAACCCAGGTACTCCTACTACGGGGCGAAGCGGGTTTAGGTAAATCGACTTTTAATCGGCACTTAGCGCGTCGCTTATGGCGAGACTATAGTGCTGCTTCGGGAGAACGACCGATCCCGCTGTATATCTCCTTGCCGACGATAGACAGGCCCAACAAGAATCTCATTGGCCAGTATTTATCGGATAAATGTGGTTTCTCACCAGAGCAGGTCGACGCGTTGCGGGCAAGCCAACGCTTTATTTTCATCTTAGATGGCTATGACGAAATTCCTGCGGAACAACGAAATCTCTATGCGGATGAAAAACTTGACCAATGGCAAGCGAAAATCTTACTGAGTTGCCGGCCCGAGTATTTAACGGAAGGTTATAAAAACCATCTGCAACCGCGAGGGCGTTCACGTGTGCTGCTGGAGTATCAGCTCGCGCCGTTTTCAGAGCAATCAATCAAGACCTATATTCATCAGTATGTTCAATATACACAGGCTCAGTGGAGCGCTCAAGACTATCAAGACAGATTAGCGCAGATTCCCAATGTCAAAGAGCTGTTGGGCACGCCCTTTTTGCTCAAAATGGCCTTAAGGGTGTTGCCGACATTAGACGAAACTCGGCCCGGTCAAATGGCTTTAACCCGACTCAAACTCTATGAGCAGTTTGTACAGACGTGGTTTGGGCGTTCTTTAGCGCGTCTAGATGCGATTCAGTCTAAATTGACGGAGGCGGAGCAGAAGGCTTTCCGCAGTTTAAAAGACGAAGGCTTTATTGAGCATAGCCAAACATTTAATACCAACTTTGCGTTAGCCATGTCAGAGGCTCAAACCCCGGTAGCGGAATATTCCCCGATCGCTCGCCGCGGAATACCGCAGGATAAGCGGTATGAAGCCTTTCTAAGCAACCAGGACGAAGGAAAAAAGCTACTGCGTTTTAGCGCATTGCTGACTCGCCAGCAGCAACAATATCGATTTATTCATAAATCGATACAGGACTATTTAGTGGCGCGTGCAGTATGGGAAGAGCTGGAAAACTTCACGGAATTGGCGTCATCGAATCGTTCTACGCCGTTAAACTGGGCAGAAACATTGCGGGTGTTATGGGAAGGGCTCAGCCCTTCTGTTCAAGTGGATGCTGCGGCCTTATTGAATACCTTCAATGTTGTGGAGGATGTAGCGATTCAGCGGTTTTTGGTCGAGCGAGTTCAACACAATGGAGCACTGCTGAAACCGCTGCTGGCGTGGATCAAAGCATCAACGAGCCAGAAGAGCGTGCATAAGGCTGCGGCGAACGCGATCACGATCCTGATTAAAGCGGGGGTGCAGTTCAATGAACTGGATTTAAAGGGAATCCAGATACCCGGGGCCGATCTGAGCTTTGGGGTATTCGATTCAGCGCAGTTGCAAGGGGCGGATTTAAGCCAGGTCAATTTTCGTAATAGTTGGCTTCGCCATGCGGATTTAAGCGCAGCCAAGATGGCTGGTGTGCGGTTTGGCGAATGGGCTTATCTCCAAGAGGAAGACATGGTGTATTCCTGCGCGTATTCCCCGGATGGGAAAAACTGTGCGGTAGGGCTTGGGAACGGTACGATCAGCATCTATTCGACCTCGAGTTGGGAAAAAATCTACACCTTAGAAGGACATACCAGGCCTGTTAATAGCGTGGTGTATTCGCCGAGCAAAAAGCAGATCGCCGCGGGTGGGTGGGACAAGACGGTACGTCTGTGGGACGCGGAAAGCGAAGCGGCTGGTCACACCTTAGAAGGACATACCTCCACTGTTAATAGCGTGGTGTATTCGCCGAGCGGAAAGCAGATCGCCTCGGGGAGTTTGGACAAGACGGTGCGTCTGTGGGACGCGCACAGCGGAGCGGCTGGTCACACCTTAAAAGGACATACCTCCACTGTTAATAGCGTGGTGTATTCGCCGAGCGGAAAGCAGATCGCCTCGGGGAGTTGGGATAATACGGTGCGTCTGTGGGACGCGCACAGCGGAGCGGCTGGGCCCACCTTAGAAGGCCATACCGGCGGTGTTTTGAGCGTGGTGTATTCGCCGAGCGGAAAGCAGATCGCCTCGGGGAGTTCTGACCATATGGTGCGTCTGTGGGACGCGCACAGCGGAGCGGCTGGGCCCACCTTAGAAGGCCATACCGGCGGTGTTTTGAGCGTGGTGTATTCGCCGAGCGGATTGCAGATCGCCTCGGGGAGTGGGGACAAGACGGTGCGTCTGTGGGACGCGCACAGCGGAGCGGCTGCGCACACTTTAGAAGGACATACCGGCTCTGTCGTGAGCGTGGTGTATTCGCCGAGCGGTTCGCAGATCGCCTCGGGGAGTTTGGACAAGACGGTGCGTCTGTGGGACGTGGAAAGCGGAGCGACTGGGCCTACCTTAGAAGGACATACCGCCTCTGTTTTGAGCGTGGTGTATTCGCTGAGCGGAAAGCAGATCGCCTCGGGGAGTTATGACAAGACAGTGCGTCTGTGGGACGCGCACAGCGGAGCGGCTGCGCACACCTTACGCGGACATACCGACTGGGTTAATAGCGTGGTGTATTCGCCGAGCGGAACGCAGATCGCCTCGGGGAGTTCTGACAATACGGTGCATCTGTGGGACGCGCACAGCGGAGCGGCTGGGCCCACCTTAGAAGGACATGCCTCCACTGTTAATAGCGTGGTGTATTCGCCGAGCGGTTCGCAGCTCGCCTCGGGGAGTGATGACAAGACGGTGCGTCTGTGGGACGTGGAAAGCGGAGTGGCTGTGCACACCTTAAAAGGACATGCCGCCTCTGTTAGGAGCGTGGTGTATTCTCCGAGCGGTTCGCAGCTCGCCTCGGGGAGTTCTGACAAGAGGGTGCGTCTGTGGGACGTGGAAAGCGGAGTGGCTGTGCACACCTTAGAAGGACATGCCGCCTCTGTTAGGAGCGTGGTGTATTCGCCGAGCGGTTCGCAGCTCGCCTCGGGGAGTTGGGATAATACGGTGCGGCTGTGGGACGCGCACAGCGGAGCGGCTGTGCACACCTTAAAAGGACATACCTCCTTTGTTTATAGCGTGGTGTATTCGCCGAGCGGTTCGCAGCTCGCCTCGGGGAGTGATGACAAGACGGTGCGTCTGTGGAAGGTCGCTTCGGGTGAGTGTCTAAGAGAGATTCAAGATTTTACCGGTGGAGTCTATAGCATCGCCTGGAAAGCGACGCCGGAGGGTTCCTATTTGTTGACTGGCAGTGGCGATAAGTTTGTTCGTCAGTGGGAGCTGATAGGAGAGGAGGATGGAGTTCATGCGCACCTGCGTTGGATGTCGCCACCGGATAATAAGCTGATGGTGAAGGATACGTTATTGGAAGGGGTGGTTGGGTTAAGCGAGATGAATCGAGCGCTGTTGAAGCAGAGGGGTGCCAATGATGGGGTTGCCTTGTCGGATTTAGCGTGAGGAAAATGCGTTGAAAGCAGGATATTGACAAAGCGTAGCAAAAGCCTGCTTGGGAGGGTTTTTGCTACGGAAGAATCGCTGGATTTAACATAAGGCTTCACTCGAGACAGATTAGCTTTTAAAAGCGATATTTGTCTCATTTATTATTGTAAATTACTATGCCACAGCCATGAAGATAATTTGCAGAGGAAAATTATTTGGCCAATGTCAGCCTATCTCAGGATCAATAATACTCAAAACATGCGAGATAATTTCATTGGTCGTGACTTGATCCAAAGTCTCAATATAGCGAGCGGTACCGACTTTTTCACGAGCATTGAGATCAAATGACCTAACATGATTGCATACAGCCACGCCATTTGTATCATGTCCTGAAATGACAACTGTTAATCCATTATCTCGGGCAAATTGTCCACCACTGGTAATAGGTACTGTCATGGATACGCCCAACGCATTAATTTCTGGCGGAGTGATCACAACGAAACGGTGCCTGTCTTTCATTTCTCGTCCGGCCACTGGATTTGGATCGATCCAGTACACATCGCCAGGCTGAGCCACTTTGCGTCGGTTCATAAACATTCCCGACCCATGGGTTCGCCCTCACGAGCCCATTCGATTTGTTCGTTCAGTATAACCATTTGCTCTGGGGTGACCCCTCGTAGCAATTCGTGCAAGGAATAACGCTTACGCAAATGTTTTGTGACGGGTTTGGCGGTAAATGCACCTTGAACGACATCAATTTCTAGCTGAGCGCCAGCTTCAACGTTAAGCATTTTTAACACACTAGCAGGGATAGTCATCACTGCTGCGCCACCTTGTTTGCGGATGTTAACAGTAATCATAATCGTACCCTAACTCAAGTTTAACGTGAGACAAATATAGCATATGTATCACATTTATGCAACAAATAAACATTCTTTGAGAACGATAAGCATGGATATAGGCGTTATCAGACAAGGGGAGGCATTTTGGGGCGGCTCCGAAAGCAATAGCTTGCTGATTGCCATTTATTAAATGCACCATTTTTGCTCCCTATCCTGCAACCCCTTTGGTACTTGGCATCACTTTGCGTACAGAACTGGGCAAAATCCGACTTGCATAGTTTGCCAGTGGAAAATCAAACGTTCCCCGCAGGTTAATTCCTTCCAGATTCGTCGGTGCAATGCGACGCAAGTCTTCTGGCTGAAGTTTCTCACTACTAATCGCTTCGATTCGCTCAACGGCACGCTGCATGTGCTGCGTGTTCCAAGCCAACAAAGCGTTTGTCAGCAAAGAGAGGCTGGACGACACTGCTGCCAGTGTTTCCCATCGTTTGGCCAATTCCGTCGGAATTTTTCCGATGTGGACAGCGCGTTGGATCGTATGGACAGCTTCTCCACGGTTTAATGCATGTTGCAACTCGCGTCGAAACTCGGGATTTGTAAAATAGTCGATTAAGAAAATCGTTCGTAGCAACTGACCAAGCTGGACTCCGCCATCATAAACATCCTGACCGCGGGCGGCCGAGCCGAAACGTTGAAGCGCCTGCACGGCCGTGCAGTGCCCGCTATGAATCGACGCAACCACGCGTACAAATTCATCGTAGATTGCCACGATGGACTCCAGGTTCACATCACCTCTTATGACTGGCAGTAATTCCGCAGGGGCGCGGTGATCAATCGGCACGTGGAGCCGCCGATCACGCATATGCTGCAGACGAGGGCATATATCAAATCTCAACCCCTTGCCGATGGCAATCCCAAAATCAGTGTATCCATGCGTGTCAACCGCGAGTTGGGTCACGTCGTCAGCCTTGCTTTGTCGCACCACTCCCTCAATCGCAGCGCCGGCCTGCCGCTCCTTGAGCAGGATCGGTTGGTTGTAGAAAATCCCCCACCGATCCCGGACATGAGTGTAGATGCCAATCGATGCCGTGCGCCGGCGCGGATCAACACGCGCCTGCCAAACTGTGCGTGTTGTTTCCAGGCTCATCATGTCGGACGAAGCCAAATCATCGCGCCCCCAGTGGGCTGCAATTGGATGTCGATGCATGAATTCCAGGATCATATTGGATGCTTCACGTAACTTACGCTCGTCGGCAGTCATTCTCATCATCTGGCGGATTGCCTTGGACGATAGCTCTGGAATCATGCGTGCGATATCGGCAGCGGATAGGGACGTGCCGTGTGCAAGTACGGCTGCATAGACGAGCAATAATTCGCTGCGTGAACGTGGTTCACGCCCTAGCAAGATCCAGGAAAAGCGTACCTGGCTATCAATTTCAAGAATGATTTCTGGAAGCTGGCCCAGTGGTCGATCCTTGAAAATTGCACGGCGCAATGCGTCAAGATGAGCATCCTCACATTGCGCCGCAAACGACTCGACGTGGACACCATCAACATCAATCCGGACTTCACCGTGTATGACAGCATTATGCAGCCGTTCCAGACCTTGGTCGAGATGCTCGACAATCTGATCCAGAAATACTCTCGGATCCTGTGGCAAATTAAGGTGCCCGTAGTAGTAATTACGTTTGACCTTCCACTCTCCTTCTGGGATAAGCAAGGCCGTGGCGCTACGGAAAGAAAAGCTATGGTCGACATACCCTGACCCGTTGCGTAACGCCAGACGCAGTGCGAATAGCGTCGCCCACTCAAAGGCATGAAGTGCATTAACACGATCATAGCCGTTAATTGCATTACGCCATGCACGCCCGAGCTTGATGTTCACCGAATTCGGCAGTTCAATGCCGCCATTCTTGCTATACAGACTACGCAAAACAGTGATTGCATCGATCACTGGATGTTGTGTTTCCGACTTAAACGGCAATTTCACCAGTTTAGTGAACATAGCCCTAACTTGTTGGTTTTTGGTCATTAATTGCAGACGGATGAGGCTAAGCCGACTCGGTGCGTGGTACTGCAATACTTGGTCAGCCAGTTCGCAAATTTTGGTACGCAACGATACCAGTTGCAGGCTTTTGTCTTGGGCCAATGCTTTAATCGCCTCGGCGAGCTCTATTGTTGCTTTTGTTTCGTTGGAGCGATTTACATCAACTTGTTTGCCAGCTTCATGGGTAACATTCATGACCCAGCGCCGGAACATCCACAGCAGTTGATCTGTTGCAGCGCACAATGCGTAACGGATAAAGCAGGCCGCTTCAAGCTGGCGCGCCGGAAATTGGATGCGTTTGCTAATCGAGGGAGGACGCTTGGCGCAACGGCGCGCGTAGTGGCGCACCAGTGCTTCGTTCAATTCTATAGGCCAGTTTACGACTCCTTCTAACGCATATAGACATTCAATCTTGTCGAACAGCTCGCCCATCTGGGCCGTGGAATGTCGCAGAGGCACCTTCCAAAGCCATTGCTGCAGGTTACCACCGTATTTGCTTTCCGGAGCCAGGAGTTGGCGGCACCATTGCTCAATAACAGGGGTGCCGATGCGCTTAGAGAGTGTTTCTTCTAGGTAAGACTCGTGGTTACGGATCGCTTCTGCAATTAAGTGCTTTAATATGCGATCATGCGAGATCAGGATGCGATGATCGTAGAGCCAAACTTTAATTTGGG
The Mycoavidus cysteinexigens genome window above contains:
- a CDS encoding type II toxin-antitoxin system PemK/MazF family toxin codes for the protein MNRRKVAQPGDVYWIDPNPVAGREMKDRHRFVVITPPEINALGVSMTVPITSGGQFARDNGLTVVISGHDTNGVAVCNHVRSFDLNAREKVGTARYIETLDQVTTNEIISHVLSIIDPEIG
- a CDS encoding Tn3 family transposase yields the protein MDHWRVPYLGLRQIPAELNEFELNIFFTFSTRERTLIDARRKGLYRLALALHIGYLRMAGRTLDAYKYVPKELWAHLGKQLNIHAPDIGTLRALYQTRPRTLVDHQQLAHKTLGFAIMTEHQRRYLVRWLKEILSGCPDSSTLLAQIKVWLYDHRILISHDRILKHLIAEAIRNHESYLEETLSKRIGTPVIEQWCRQLLAPESKYGGNLQQWLWKVPLRHSTAQMGELFDKIECLYALEGVVNWPIELNEALVRHYARRCAKRPPSISKRIQFPARQLEAACFIRYALCAATDQLLWMFRRWVMNVTHEAGKQVDVNRSNETKATIELAEAIKALAQDKSLQLVSLRTKICELADQVLQYHAPSRLSLIRLQLMTKNQQVRAMFTKLVKLPFKSETQHPVIDAITVLRSLYSKNGGIELPNSVNIKLGRAWRNAINGYDRVNALHAFEWATLFALRLALRNGSGYVDHSFSFRSATALLIPEGEWKVKRNYYYGHLNLPQDPRVFLDQIVEHLDQGLERLHNAVIHGEVRIDVDGVHVESFAAQCEDAHLDALRRAIFKDRPLGQLPEIILEIDSQVRFSWILLGREPRSRSELLLVYAAVLAHGTSLSAADIARMIPELSSKAIRQMMRMTADERKLREASNMILEFMHRHPIAAHWGRDDLASSDMMSLETTRTVWQARVDPRRRTASIGIYTHVRDRWGIFYNQPILLKERQAGAAIEGVVRQSKADDVTQLAVDTHGYTDFGIAIGKGLRFDICPRLQHMRDRRLHVPIDHRAPAELLPVIRGDVNLESIVAIYDEFVRVVASIHSGHCTAVQALQRFGSAARGQDVYDGGVQLGQLLRTIFLIDYFTNPEFRRELQHALNRGEAVHTIQRAVHIGKIPTELAKRWETLAAVSSSLSLLTNALLAWNTQHMQRAVERIEAISSEKLQPEDLRRIAPTNLEGINLRGTFDFPLANYASRILPSSVRKVMPSTKGVAG
- a CDS encoding AbrB/MazE/SpoVT family DNA-binding domain-containing protein is translated as MITVNIRKQGGAAVMTIPASVLKMLNVEAGAQLEIDVVQGAFTAKPVTKHLRKRYSLHELLRGVTPEQMVILNEQIEWAREGEPMGRECL